From the Lathyrus oleraceus cultivar Zhongwan6 chromosome 3, CAAS_Psat_ZW6_1.0, whole genome shotgun sequence genome, the window TTGATGGGATTTCAACCTCTATgaggagcactgcttccatgccatacacaagagagaaaggggttgcccctgttgaagtgcagacggatgtacgatacACATGTAAAGCAAAAGtgagcatctcatgccaatccttatatgtcacaaccattttctggataatcttcttaatattcttatttgcagcttcaacaacccgattcatcttaggtctgtaaggagaagagttatgatgtgcaatcttgaagtcgtcacaaagctctttcatcatcttattattcaagttcgacccattaccagtgatgatcttacttggaacaccatatcagaaaataatttgattcttgataaatctgaccacaacctgcttggtcaaattagcataagatgttgcttcaacctatttggtgaagtaatcaatagccaccataatgaaatgatgttcgttcgaagctttgggttcaatcataccaatcatttcaattccccacatagagaaaggccacggggatgaaataatattgagaagagtcagaggcacatgaatcttatcaacataaatctgacatttatggcacttcttcacatatttacagcaATCAGATTCCATTATCATCCACTAGTAACATTcccttaacatctttttagccattgcatgtccattggcatgagtaccaaaggatccttcataaacttcttgcattaacatgtctcCTTCATATCCATCCACGtatctgagcaagaccatgtcaaagtttatcttgtacaacacatcttcTTTCAGAAAGAAATTGTCagccaatcttctcaaagtcttcttatctttgttggaTGCCCCTGATGGGTACTCCTGAttttggagaaaacacttgatatcatgatacaAAGGCTTATCATCTGTGACTTCTTCTACGGTAAACACATGAGCAGGCCTATCAAGGCGTATAATTCTGATCTTAGGCGTGTCATTCTAATGATTTACTTTATTCACAAAAGAAAAAGTGGCCAAAGCATCCGCCAACCGATTCtcttcacgaggtatatgatgaaactcaactttgttgaagaaagtcaacaacctccttgcataatctttgtaagggTTCAAACCAATATGATgagtctcccattctcctttaatctAATTAACCACCAaggatgaatctccatatacattatgaatcttaattctcaaatcaatggcttcttcaagacccatgatacgagcttcatattctgccatgttgttcatacaatcaaacatcaatcttgcaGTGAAAAGGATATGAGAACCCAGAGAAGTAAGGATGATTCCCTaattccattaccataagcattaacaacTCCATCTAACACTAAACCCCACCGGGATCCAGGCTTTGATCCTGCTTCAGgaaatggttcatcataatctttagcttttaagtacataacatcttcatcagggaagtcaaagTTGGTGGATTAATAATCATCAACTGGCTAGTGAGCCAAATGATCTGCAATAATACTTTCTTTAATCTCCTTCTGAGTACAATACTCAATATTATATTCAGACAATAACATCTTCCAACGAGCAATCCTTCtagtcaaagcaggcttttcaaaaatatacttgattggatccattttggatatcaaccaagtggtatgattaaTCATATAATGGCATAGACGTTTGACAACCCATGCTAAAGCataacaagtcttctcaagcatggagtaccGAGACTTACAGTttgtaaacttcttactcagatagtagatggcaaGCTCCTTTCTACCAAtttcatcttgttgtccaagtacacaacccatggactcttctaacacagttaagtacatgatcaatggtcttccttccactggaggagacaagataagaggttcaagcagatactccttgatgtTGTCAAAACGTTTTCTGGAAGTCTTTTGTccaaacacaaccttgatctttatggcgaagcttgaagattggcccacgtgtggcagtcatgtgagatataaacTTGGAGATGTAATTCAAGCACCCAAGGAATCCTCTGACTTGATTTTCTGTCTTTGGTGTAGgaatttcttgaatagctctgaCTTTATCAGGATCTACTTTAATACCTTTTTGGatgacaatgaagcccaagagCTTTCCTGAACGGACACCAAAATTACACTGATTACGATTCAAGCGAAGTTTAAAGTTTCTTAAACGCtgaaacaacttcaacaaatactcaacatgatcttctttaatcttcgacttagcaatcatatcatcgacatagacctctatctctATGTGCATtatgtcatggaaaagagtagccatggctctctggtacgttgcaccagcattcgttaaaccgaaaggcatcactctatagcagaatgttccccaaagtgtaataaatgttgtcttttccatgtcctcaggtgtcatcttgatttgattataatcggagaaaccatccataaaggagaagacatagaacttagctgtattatctaccaacatgtcaatgtgtggcagatgataatcatcctttgggctagctttgttcaaatTTCTATAATCAACATACATCTGAACTTTTCCATCCCTCTTTGGaacaggaacaatgttggccacccattgaggatactcagaagtaacaaggaaaccgacatcaatctacttctgaacctcctctttgatcttaacagccatatcgggatgagttcttctcaacttctgtttAACTGGTGAGCACTCTGGATTTAATGGTAATTTATGCTCCAtaatatcagtatcaagacctgACATATCTTGATAATACCAAAcaaatacatccacatattctctaagaagctctaccatcctcttcttaaAATATGGACAAAACAGTGCCCCAATATTGACTTCTTTCTTATTCTCTTCAGAAGCCAAATTAATCACTTCCAATGGCTCTTTATGAGGATGAGTGATCTTTTTCTCATGCTCAAGCAAACGAGAAATCTCATCAAAAATCTCTTCAACATCCTTTTCTTCTGtttcaaacacagggaattcaaagttgggagagggcatatagtcattgttttcaatgggtttaacaatcATTCTCAacaatgattttatgcttgattttagaatatgaacaaataaacgCACAATTATGATGCAAAtataaaaagtgattattttcttggttttttatgttaccattttttcagaaaaagcaaaaaagagaaaacataatatggataaacaaaataacattttattaatgacGATAAAACTTGAAACAAAGGCCACATAGATTCGCTTCCACCTTgggcatagtgaaaggattttttttgaaaataacaaaaacataTTACTTTGACAAATGAACAATAGAGGGAACGTCAACAGCAGTCCAATTCTGGCACATCAATCCGTGCGTCACAAAGTTTGTGCTTCTTGTTCTTGATCATCTTCTAGGATTGCAGTAACAGATTGATCTTCAGAGTGGATGAAGCCAGCACTGTGAGAAACTTCTTAAATATGCTTCAAATCTCTACGGGTTGAACAAAGCGAGAAGCCTAAACCATCTATGTTTTTGTTTTTAGCAAGTTCAATAACTTGACCCCATCCAACATATTGACCATTCTCCATAACTTCTTGGGCATCTTTCAAAGAGTCATGGATGCCCCATTATTCTTAACAACATTATCAATGACAGAAAGAGCTTGGAACGGAGTACCCACAACTTCGtcaacatcaatataggagaatGAAGAAAGATGACTTACCAACATGGCCTGTTCTCCATCCACAATCACTAAATTTCCATTTTTCACAAATTTTAACTTCTGATGGAGGGTTTACGTCACTGCcccaacttcatgaatccatggacgaCCGAGGAGACAACTATAGGCGGGATGAATGTCCATCACTTGAAACGTAATATGAAATGAGCACAGACCCATCTTTAATAGGAGATCAACTTCTCCAATCATAGTTTTCCtcgagccatcaaaggctttcacaacaaccccactaAACCTCATCGGAGCACCTTGATAAGAGAGGTTGGACATATTAGACTTTGGCATAACATTTAGAGAACAACCAGTGTCAACCagcacattggacaaagcatctTCTTGGTAATTCATCAAAATGTGTGAAGCCAAATTATGGTTCCTCCCTTGCTCAGAAAATTCTTCATCACTAAAGCTTAGGTTGTTACACGCAGTAATCTTGGCCCCAATATCATCGAATTGACCAATTGTTACATCATAATCTACATAGTTGCTCCAAGACTTTCTACAAAGCCTCTATGTGAgcttctgaattcatcagcaaagataagacaaatatttTGGATGGGGTATGCAATAATTGATCAACCACATTATATTCTCTTCTCTTAATCAACTTCAGTACTTCATCATGATCATATTTCTGGTTCACACCATTGGACTGGCCAGACTGCACAACAGGAGTTTCCACCTGAGCTTGCTTACCCACCGAAGTATCTTCAATTCTTTTAGGGGGCACAAAAGCAAATACTCGACCACTTCGGGTTACACCGCTTACATCAACAACATTCACAACATAAGAAAGGAAAATTATGGGGACTTCCTTTCCATCTTCCAACATTATAGCATTGTATTTGTAAGGAACAACTCTGTCAGATTCATAGGGTGTAGAACCCGCCAGACGAATAACCAAAGGAGAAACAACAAACTTTTGACTATTGTAGGCAATCACAACTGGTTCGGGGATATTGAAATGgggaactatgacattcacatcatgCTCATCTTCATCCCTATCTCTGGTAAAATGAATAAGATTTTTATCTAGTATCTCTTGTAAATCTCTCTTTACCACATCACACCCTCAAGGGTTTCTTGAACATATACAACAAGAAACATGATCGTGCTCGTAATAACTCAGCTCGCACAAAGTTGCATGCATCTCGACCAAGGATCTTCTAATCAAATACACGATACTTTCCAGGACATCCCTCAACCATATTCACAGTTGCACCACCATGTTTAGGCAACAAATTGGCTTGCACATTAGGACCAGAGTCTTCAAAAGACAAAATACCGTTTTGCACTAGTCTTTTCACCCCAGCTTTCAAAGTAAGACAATTTTCAATGTCATGACCGGGTGAACCTTGATGGAATGCACAATGATGATGAGatttataccaccatggaagttcctttggaatagcTGTTGGAGTCCTAGTCTGTACCAAATTCTTTTGTATCAAAGCAGGATATAACTTCTCATAGGACATCAAAATTTGATCAAATTACACTTATCTTTGGACACGGTTCTGTTGATGATTTTATTTATGGGCACGTTGTTGAAACACATGGTTGATAATTTGGTGCTActtggtgtagcacctcaaatttgcaccctaccattttgtacattcatttcatattaggtcatagcattaacaatgtccactgcataacattgcattgtccatttgcccaagtgcaagctcagttgatgaatcaggtctaactgatcaggagaatcagtcaatcaaacaagcaagtgccattttcattgggacaaggccctagggttgatttatcaagctcatatggtctaaggatcattttgaagtggtttggccaaaggttggatgctcagaagtcaccagtcattgtccagtcaaccagaaaccctagaaagtcaactgtggtcaactgtgcccgattttatggattggagggtgggaaatggtttgaaaggcttcattcatgtccatatgtgtctcatttgacataccaaagaccaaggttgaagatttggaggtcagacagaaagtttccaaaaatagcaggtgacctgtaatttcagctgcccaaaatggaaactttttctcctcaaaataacttcatcatacaagcttcaaatggaattttgtccaacatgaaagttgaagatcttgatctcacctttccaaaaagtccaagaacttgaaattctcatgtgtggtttgcaagatatggtcagatgaatttcaaaaaagacccgtaatcaggaggccataatttccacatggtttgtccaaattgcaagttctttatatgcacaaactccattttacatgtactttcatggtgcatcattggatttttccaaaagtggtcaatgcaaaaggtcaaatttcaactggactgttaaatgaaccaggggcaaaattgtccaacttgtgaaataattagaattttgagatgggactttttgctacaccgcataaatggcatttggaatgtgttggaatcatcatttcatgcataggccttgtaatttaggatttggcttgaaaaatggaAGTGTAAAATTGGACATTAAGCTACCACACGGTGATTTTgcaaaatactcatccaatgagagtgggacaagttgcaacagctcacacatgtcatttagagagtgtgtgagctgtcaatgaggTGGCATTGGCTTGTGTGTGGAATTGACATTTTTGCCCTCTCTTGATAATTAGCATTTTCACTTACAATTCCAATTTGGTTATTAACTTGGCTAATCATGGATTAAGGCAtcatataaaagcctaatcaCTTCCTAAACACAACAGAATAATCATTCACCACAAATCAAGATCAAAATCATCAATATTCTCTCAAATTCATTCAAGAACTCAAAAAACCAAAATCCAAAAAAATCCATCAAACTTTGATCAATTTGCAAAgttctttttgcattgatctTGCATTGGCAATTGCTTCATCTGTTTGTACACAAGAGCTTCCAAAACCGCGCCATTTGCAACTGTCCAAAGAAGCTCCTTCCATGATGAATTGTGAATCCAAGAGCTAGGAGCAAAATTGAGTGGATCTAAGCTTCGAATCACCTTGCCACGAGCTTGCGCTGCACCTGTTTGAAGTCCATTCGCGCGGATTCATCTGATTTCATCACTGCCATAGCAGGTATCATCGAAATTCGATTGTCAAGATTCGTTGAATTATTGTGTGCGCGTTGTAGAGCATGTTACGTAGAGCATCATGATAGTTTTAGATTTGTGAATGATCAACTGTAGCGTAAGAAATCGCGACTCGAAGT encodes:
- the LOC127131865 gene encoding uncharacterized protein LOC127131865, which translates into the protein MSYEKLYPALIQKNLVQTRTPTAIPKELPWWYKSHHHCAFHQGSPGHDIENCLTLKAGVKRLVQNGILSFEDSGPNVQANLLPKHGGATVNMVEGCPGKDRDEDEHDVNVIVPHFNIPEPVVIAYNSQKFVVSPLVIRLAGSTPYESDRVVPYKYNAIMLEDGKEVPIIFLSYVVNVVDVSGVTRSGRVFAFVPPKRIEDTSVGKQAQVETPVVQSGQSNGVNQKYDHDERLCRKSWSNYVDYDVTIGQFDDIGAKITACNNLSFSDEEFSEQGRNHNLASHILMNYQEDALSNVLVDTGCSLNVMPKSNMSNLSYQGAPMRFSGVVVKAFDGSRKTMIGEVDLLLKMGLCSFHITFQVMDIHPAYSCLLGRPWIHEVGAVT